Part of the Sulfurimonas denitrificans DSM 1251 genome is shown below.
TCAGCTTCGCTCATAGCCTCTTCTTGCGTGAAGCCTAAGTTTACCTCTTTGTTGTTATATTTTCTATCTTCAACTTCAAGAACTTGGCTATGTTGTCTTGGAACTCCAGCAAGCCAACCTGTAACTTTCTCTTTTTTATCGTAAACTCTTAGTTTTCTTAAATGGTCTTCCATAATTTCATCGTCACTCAGAGTTACTTCACCGCTTTGAACATATCTAGCCATAACCGAAGCTGCTCTTTTTGCTTGACCAACTGCATTTACAATTGTCATTGGGCCATATTCACAATCCCCTGAAGCAAAGATGCCTTTTCTTGAAGTCATATAATCCTTGCCGTTTGTTTTGATAGTAGCCCAAGAAGTCTTCTCAATCTCCCACTCTTGAGGAAGAAGTTTCAAGTCAGCTGATTGAGAAACTGCAGGTATAAGATAATCCGCTTCGATTACATAAGAAGCGCCCTCAATCTTAACAAGCTCTGCACGTCCTCCATTTGGGTCTGGAACTAGTTCAAACTTATCTACGAGTAAAGATTTTAAGATATCTTCTTCATCTATCATCTCAGCAACTGCTGAGTGAAAAAGAAACTCCACACCCTCTTCAACTGCCTCGTGATACTCTTCGTAAGTTGTGTTTTTGATGATAGTCTTCTCATCTCTACGGTATATCATGTAAACTTTTTTAGCGTTTGCACGTATAGCACATCTTACAACGTCCATAGATGTAAATCCGCCACCAACACAAACAAGTGTTTTTCCAGTTAAATCAAGATATGGAGTTGTTAGTAAATTTTTTTCTTGATCCTCTTTTGAGATTGCATATCCATACTTATCATAAAGGTTTACTTTATCTAAGAAGTCGATTGCACCCCAATAACCTTTGATTTCAAATCTCTCATTATTACAATAAACTTTTTTAGAGATTCTTGTTCCAGTTGCAACCATAACAGCGTCATATTCACTCTCAAATCTTCTCATATCATCAGCGTTAATCTTGCTATTTACTATAAAATTAACACCCATATCTTTTACGCATTCGATATCTTTGTTGTATTTATCAATTGGCATCCTGTACTCAGGAACACCAACAGCAACCTCTCCGCCAAGGACTGGAAGCTCTTCATATACATCAACTTCAATACCCTCAGCTGCCAAATAATAAGCAGTTGTAAGCCCAGCAGGACCTGCACCAATAACAGCAACTCTCTTGCCATTATTAGGTTTCTTCTGGATAGGGTGGAAGAAATCATATCCATGATCAGTCTCCCAATCAGCTCCAAGACGCTTCAGCGCCATAATCGAGATAGGCTCATCAAGGTTTGTTCTTCTGCATGCATCTTCACAAGGGTGCGGACAAACACGACCGCAAACATGCGCCAGAGGCATTGTTTGGCGAGTTGCCATAAGTGAATCGTCCATTCTAAGGTCGCGAACTCCCTCAATATATGCAGGAATATCTACATGTGATGGACAAGCATCTGTACAAGGCGCAGTTATTTTAGCGATATATGCGATAGATTCGCTATAGTGGATTGATGGTTTGTGCTCATTAATGCACTCTAAAAAAACATGCTCAAAATGTGTCATCAAGTCAAGAATAGGGTTTGGAACAGTTTTTCCAATCTCACATTTTGAAGTGATTTGCATACTTTTACCAATCTCTCTTAAGTGGTCTAAATCTGCTACACTGCCTTCACCACGAGCTATTTTATCAAGTTGATCATATAAAATTCTGCCACCCCAGCGTCCAGGCGCACATCTTCCACACGCTTCAGAGTACTCTTGATATTGCGCTGCGTACTCCATAGCCAAACGGATAACATCTACATCTTTATCAAAAAGTGCAACGCCATCCCAGCCTATAAAGGCTTTTGATTCACGGTGACTATCATACTGTGCTGGTAGATTGTAAGCTGACTCTTTCCACTCCTCTATCGGCGTGTTGATGTTGTTTACAAACTCACCGTTCCAAGTAGAAAAATATACTTTGCTCAAAATTCAAATCCTATCTATTTTTTTGTAACGATAGTCCAGTCGACTTCGTTGAACTTTAAAGAGTTAAGCAACTCATATCCGCACTCTTTTACTAAATCCGCAGATCTTTGAATTGGAGTAAAATCTCCAATCTCAAAAATGAAAATTGCCACTTCTGCAGCTTTATGAGCTAAGAGTATCTCTTTCATTCTAGGCTCAAAACCATCTTTTAAATGTCTTAAATCATATCTTTTCATATTGTCGTCTCCTTTTTCAAAGAAGTGAATTCTTTGAAAATTCCCCTCACTAAAGCTTCATCTTCGATGAGAGAAAAAATTATAAATTTTTTCATTAGCGGTCAACCTCTCCAAAAACTATATTTGTAGTACCAATAATAGAGACAACGTCTGGGATATAATGCCCTGGTAAAATATCAGTTAAAATCCCAGTGTGCCAAAACGATGGAGCACGCAGTTTTAATCTATATGGATATGGTCCACCTTGAGAATTTATGTAAAAACCAAGTTCGCCCTTTGGTGACTCTGTTGCTACATAAACCTCGCCAACAGGCGGTCTCATACCTTGCGTAACTAAAACAAAATGTTGCATCAAAGAGTAATTTTGAGTCATTATGTCAAGTTTTGGCGCAGAGATATATTTTGGAGCATGAGCCATAAGTTCTGTTTGGTTATCTTTTACACATTTCTCATACAT
Proteins encoded:
- a CDS encoding NADH-ubiquinone oxidoreductase subunit E family protein — protein: MKRYDLRHLKDGFEPRMKEILLAHKAAEVAIFIFEIGDFTPIQRSADLVKECGYELLNSLKFNEVDWTIVTKK
- a CDS encoding FAD-dependent oxidoreductase; this encodes MSKVYFSTWNGEFVNNINTPIEEWKESAYNLPAQYDSHRESKAFIGWDGVALFDKDVDVIRLAMEYAAQYQEYSEACGRCAPGRWGGRILYDQLDKIARGEGSVADLDHLREIGKSMQITSKCEIGKTVPNPILDLMTHFEHVFLECINEHKPSIHYSESIAYIAKITAPCTDACPSHVDIPAYIEGVRDLRMDDSLMATRQTMPLAHVCGRVCPHPCEDACRRTNLDEPISIMALKRLGADWETDHGYDFFHPIQKKPNNGKRVAVIGAGPAGLTTAYYLAAEGIEVDVYEELPVLGGEVAVGVPEYRMPIDKYNKDIECVKDMGVNFIVNSKINADDMRRFESEYDAVMVATGTRISKKVYCNNERFEIKGYWGAIDFLDKVNLYDKYGYAISKEDQEKNLLTTPYLDLTGKTLVCVGGGFTSMDVVRCAIRANAKKVYMIYRRDEKTIIKNTTYEEYHEAVEEGVEFLFHSAVAEMIDEEDILKSLLVDKFELVPDPNGGRAELVKIEGASYVIEADYLIPAVSQSADLKLLPQEWEIEKTSWATIKTNGKDYMTSRKGIFASGDCEYGPMTIVNAVGQAKRAASVMARYVQSGEVTLSDDEIMEDHLRKLRVYDKKEKVTGWLAGVPRQHSQVLEVEDRKYNNKEVNLGFTQEEAMSEAERCMRCYYIAMVQA